The DNA region TCGGTAGCCGGCTTACCACCAGAGAGCATTCCGAAGCGTTGCGACAGCGCCGCGAGGCTTGCCGAGCTTCTTAGTCGTATTTGTTATGCCGTCAATACCGATGCCGTCCAAGAGTTTCGTGTGCATTTTGTTGGACAGCTTGGAGTTCTTGCGTCGACACATAAATATCAGCAAGACCTCTAAGGACCTTAGCCATTCCTCACTGATCCCGACTGAAAAACCATTGTGCACGCCTTTTGGCTTCGCAAGAAGGTGCAAGATCAAGGTGCCTTTCATGTCAGCCCAGTCGCGCAGAATCTTGACTTTGTTAGTCGGGTTGAAAACTTCGGCACGGAATCCTTGATGCTTAGTAATGCCGACGTACAGAGGTTTGTAATTCCTGCCGTTCCTGAGTGAAAAAATGTAGGCGCCTTGTGCCCAAGAAAGCTCCGCCCCAACGTCGTCGTCGATCGATGCCCAAGCATCCTTCAGATCTTTTTTTTCGAATGGAAGGTAACGCGGAATCTCATATGGCCCATAACGGCTATAGAACTCTGGTGATTGCTTGCACCGTTCGCTGCAACGGCTGCTTGTCATACTCCAAGTGCAACGCTCTTCCGCCCACCTCGCGGACACGAAGACGCGAAAGCATCCCATGCTTCTCGAAGAACTGCAGCAGTTTCGCGCGTTCCTTGTCCGGCAATGCCGTCATACACCTTACGATCTCAAATAGGTCCGGCTCCTGCATCAGGTAATGGACCTCCATCAAGCGCGGCAGCGTACCCGCCCGAGCGAGGATGTCCCGCACGATGTCGATCGCGTGCAGCTCAATTTCGCGGTCATCAGGCGACGGCTGGGACATGTCTCGCCCCCGGGATGAATGGACGAACGGGACCGCGCTGCACCAACGCGGAGCGATGCTCAAGGCCGCGATCAGCGCGGATGCCAGCAAGCGCCTCGGACGTGACATCAATCAACACGGCAACCAGCCATTCGCCCTCGTGCACATCCGGCAGGCCGAGCGCCCGTACCCGCCAGCCGTAGTTCAAGAACTTAGGCAGCCAGAAGGTGTTCATCAGCACGGAGATGCCCGACAGGCCTTCACGGAGCCCGTAGTCGATCATCGAGGCAATGACCGTGCTGCCGATCTTGGAGCCCGTGTGCTCCTCGCGCCGCTCGGGCACAACGAATATCCGCGTCCACTCGGCAATGGACGGCGCGCGCGGCACGCCTCTCTGCTCGGCGAAGCGCGCAAACACGTCGCCAATCAGATGCGGTCCCGTCGTCGGCACGAGTCGCAGACCGCCAACCACGCGGCCGGCCTCGAGCCCCAGCAAATAGACCGTGTCATCGGTGTCGAACTGGTCGTATTCGCGGTTGTCGCTGCGCGGCGTCAGCCCTGGCCAGCGCAGCTCCTCGATGTAGATGCGGTGGCGTATCTGGTGGTGCTCGTCCAGCTCGCGCTGATAAAGATGCCGGTTGGCACTGGTGATGATGTGCACGTCAAGCATGCCGTCCCCCGATGGCAAGACTCCCCGGGGGATGCTCGGCCAGGTGCGATTCAACCGTAACCCTCAAAATTGAGGGGTTGACGCTAGAGCGAGATCTCGCCGCGCCGTAGGCGCCCGCCTACCGGCGGAGCCGGTCAACGGCGCGACCATCGACTAGGCTGACATTGCCGCAGTGACCCCACATCAGAGGACACCGCCCTATCTTTCTCGAAACGCTTTCTCAATTTGATCTCTGAGAGGCTTTGTCAGATACGATATAACTGACCGCATCTCAGTCTGGATGAATGCTTCCACCGGCATACCCGGCACTATCTTGAGGCCCTCTAGGCGTGCCACTTGGTCGGCCGACAACACAATACGAACAGCGTAATAGCGCATCGACTGGCGGCACGCTCGTATCGTTTCCACCAATTTGGCCTCCGGTATAGTTCGCGCCACTGTAGTTGCCATAGGTCGGAATAATGCTAGAAGACATAGTTCCCCAGTTGATATTGGACATGAGACCCTTCGCCCGAAAATGTCTGATTAGTTCGTTGTCGGCCGATTTAGTCGCGGCAACCCGCCGCGCGCCACGCCGCGATGAACTTGTCCGCGACGTTCCAGCCGTAGAAGCTCACGGCAAACGATCCCGGCTTGAGCACGCGGTAGGAGGAAACACTGCCTTGAAGAAACGCACAGCGACAATGACCGATACGTGGGCTGTCACAGTGGCCCGAAACGGGGACGATGTCGTAACCATCGAAACCAACTGCTTGTCCGGCCGCGATCTCCGTCCCGGCGATGCTGAGGTGATCAGGACGGCTGCCTATCACTTGCTCGCCTTCATCGGCGACGAATCCGCAGGATTGTCATGTGTCGCTGGTCGCCTCAGCGTCCCGCCATCGATAGGCAGCATTGAGAGCGGCTGCCCATAACCTTCCATCGACCAGCGCATCCGCGCGCCCTGCCGCAAGCGGCGATGAAAATCGTTCACTGCGGATCAGTCGTGAATTTCTCCAGCGCCGCGTCGTCGCACACCTTGTGTGGTCTCGGGGCGATCTTGCGACGGCATGCACGGCCGGCCGTTCATGTCGGCCGATCGACCGTCGGAAAATGTCGCGTTGTGCTGACAAAAGCCCTGGCAAAGCGAGAATAGTGGCGCGTGCCGCCCGCCAACCAAAACTGGGTGCGCCCTACGGCGCGATCTGGCGTCAGGCCGACGACGTGAATTTGTCGAACTTTCGCGAGCATCCTGAGTATCTGACGCCAGGTAGAGAGCTTCCTGCTCCAATCCACTCTAGACGCGTTCCACGTCGCCATTCCGCTCACGTTCTGCGACGCACGTGCCCCTGAAGCGAGCGGCAATGGCCGCCTCGACCCGCACACGGCTCAAGCTGAACCGTGTAGCGGCGACATCGCATCGGTCGCCGCACGCGCAAAGGCGCGACCCCTGCTTCCACAGGGGCTTGCGCGACTTTCGCAAATCAGAGAATCTGTCCGCGGGTGTGGAAACCCGGACCAGCGATAGGCACGCTCACGGTTAGCGCCGTTGAAGCTGCCGAGGCGCATGGGGCCTTGGCGGCTCCTAGCGCAGTAGGACGCCTTGGCGGGCGCCCGACCACGGCCATTATGGCCGGGGGCGGTGCGCCATGTCCAGGCGAAAGCTAAAAGCCGCCGACCTGTCTCGCTGGCAGGTTTCCAACCCCCGGCTGCCGGTCCGCTACCGGCGACGGCTGTGGAAAGCCGAAACCAGCGAGCATCACATGACGTCACCAGCACGAGCAGACGCCCAGGCGCTACCCGCCTGTGCGCACGAGACCACTACTCCACCCCCGAACCCTGTCGAGAATGTCGCCGCGGCCGCCGGCCGTGCACCTGTAACCAGTTCGCGTAGGGGTTTTCTAATGAACACCGTTGTGTCTGTTGCGTCGCTTGCGTCTGCCTCTGCCATGGCCGCGCCACCGAACCTCTCGCCGGCGTCTACCGAAATCCACCCGGACGAGAAGTTGCTTTCTTTCATCAGTCGACTGAAATCGCTACGAAGGCGCCTCAAGACGGCAGACGACGCATGCAGCAAGACTCGCGCTCGCGTTAAGGCAGCCGAGTCACAGCTTCCGCCACTGCCTCCGGAACCGGAGCCCCCGTCGGAGTATGCGGATCTATGGCAGCGTATTACGAACGCAGAGATGAAAGTGTTGTCGGATAAACATCCGCTCGCGGTCTGGGAGCGGGACACTTCCGATGCGCGCACGGCGATCCATCGGATGCAGCGAGATCGACAAGTCGAACTCGATGAACGGTGCGGCGTATATACGGCAGAAGATGAATTCGACGAAATCTGGGACGAGATGCAGGAGGTCGGCCGGGTGGTCTATGACACACCGGCTCGTACACTCGACGGACTTCGCGCTAAAGTTCTGGCGCTTAAGCTACTTGCATGGGCCGATGACGTTGATGACGAGTGGTGGCCGTCGATCCGGCGCGACATTCTCACAATCTCGCGCGTCGGTTCAGCATCGATCGTCGTCCAAGACGAAGCCCTCAGCCCCTCGGAAAGCGACCCGATTTTCGCGGCTATTCAGCAAGATCGTTCTGCTTATGAAGCATTTTTTGCACGGTGCCGGATCGAGGACGAGATGAGTGAGCGCGGCGAAAAGCGTGCTTGCGCTCCTGGCGATTATCGCACTCCCGAGATGGTTGCCGCTGTCAATCGATCGCGAGCCGCCCGCGCAGCGTTGGCGAACACTACACCCACTACGCCCGAGGGACTTGCGGCATATTTGAACTATGTTGTCGAATGGTCGTTTGACGAAGTGATGTTCGGCGACGATGAGGAAACCCAGATCTTCATCAGAACATTGCGGCGCAGCGTTTTTGAATTGCTTTCAGCGCTGCCGAGCGCCGACCGCACAGAGCCTCCGGCCGATGATGAAACACCGCGGTTGATCGCCGCGCATCGCGCAGCCTTCGCAGCCATTGCAGGGCCCGACGATGTGATAGACCAACTCTCGGACGCTGAGGACGAGCATCGCACCGCTCTTTGGGCAGCGCGACCGACGACCCGAGCGTCGCTTGACGCCTATCTCGAATATTGGGCCGATCTTGCTCGTCGAGATGGCGACGGCTTCCTCGTCAATGGCCGAGCGTTTTCGGACTTCCTTTCGAAGCTCCGTGTCGCCTTCGCGGGCGCGATCTGATTGAGCAAACGCCCCCGCCCGCTGCAACGCGGGCGGGCACCCGCTGCAAGTGCCGTTGAGAAACGAAAATTTATTGGCGATGAATTCAATAACACATCGCCAGACGCTCATGATCCACCCAGCGGCAGGCATACGAGCACTCAAAGGTCGACGGGGTGGCCACGTGCGAGTGCCACCTGATGCCGCACATTTTCAAGGAGCCGTGCGGCCGCCCCCTCACCTACGGCCGCATCCGCTACGAGCACATCAATCCGGACGCCATTTCGCGCGACAACAGCCTTGAGAACTGTGCCGCCTTGGTCACTGAATGTCGCGCTTCAAGACGGACACCTATGACGCCCCAACGATCGCCAAGATTAAACGCGTGGAGGACAAGGCCCATGGCATTGTAGATCCTTGGAGAAAGAGACTTCCTGGCGGCAAAGACGACCCGTTCAAGTTCAAGCTCGGCTGCCGAAGAATTGTGGATCGTCGTACTGAAGAGCCCTGGGGAGCAAACCGCATTTCTACCGATAGGCGAGATGCCTAACGTTATAATCGTCGCGCTCGCTTTAGCTCGCTCGAAGACTGCACGTAGTTCAAATGGGAGATGCGTGGGCGATTGCAATAGCTGCTCACGTAGCGCTAAAGTAGCTCGCCGCCGGTCATTATCAAAGCATTTGACCGACTGCTGCGAGGGCGACGATGCTGCATCCCAAAGAGCAGGCAGAGCTGGACCGGCTTGCAGCCGAGCTGGCTGGCCCTCGCTCAAACCTGAATCCGCTCATCACGGCCGTCTTTTGCGGAACGGCTGTGTACATGATGCTGATGGTCTTCTCGACAGTGACTGGGGCGGGTCCCGAGTCGGCAGGTTTCGCAATTTTTGTGTTCACTGTAACGGCAGGTGGTGGCGTCTATTACTTGATAGATTGGCAAGACACAGTCTGGCTCAATCGACGAGACAGGTTTTATCGTAAGCTTTTAGCTGAACGCGAATTGCAGGAAGAGCGCTCGCGCACATGGGCGATGCGCCTAGCCAGGAGTCCCCAGTCTTTGGAATAGGCCCAGAGCCGCGGTGGCTAGTGCTGAAGCGACCCAAGTGCCTACCGGATGTCCACACGTTGCACGATCGACAAGTCGCGATCGGCCAATCTTCTTAAGCGATACGGGCGACGCTCTCGTTGCCGAGGATGGGTAGCAGGATGGGTAGCTGCGCCGAAATCGTCCTAAGTAATTGATTTTAAATAGCTCCTATTTCCCACCCCTTCCGCCAGCGCCGTTTCGCTTCCTGAAATAGCAGCAGCTGCTACAGCTTGCGTCCAATCTGCGCCATTCGGTCGCCTTTCTCTCTCGCGCGTGAATGCCTAATCATCATCGTATGAAGTTCATCACTCTCAATCGCGCCGCCGCATTCCCGCTGATCTGACCGGGACATTTCGGCTTCGTCGGGCGCGGCCATCGACCGCCGCCCATTGATCTGCGTCGTTGAGAGAACCTCCATGAAACCTGAACCCATGCACGCGCTGAGCGCGGCAGACATCGAATCGTTCGTTCGCGACGGC from Pseudolabrys taiwanensis includes:
- a CDS encoding acyl-homoserine-lactone synthase gives rise to the protein MLDVHIITSANRHLYQRELDEHHQIRHRIYIEELRWPGLTPRSDNREYDQFDTDDTVYLLGLEAGRVVGGLRLVPTTGPHLIGDVFARFAEQRGVPRAPSIAEWTRIFVVPERREEHTGSKIGSTVIASMIDYGLREGLSGISVLMNTFWLPKFLNYGWRVRALGLPDVHEGEWLVAVLIDVTSEALAGIRADRGLEHRSALVQRGPVRPFIPGARHVPAVA